In the Nitrospirota bacterium genome, AGGTAGCGGCGTTGAAACGAGCGTGACCGGCGTGGATGCGTTCGGGCTCGTCGGAGTCAGTATGGGTCCGGTTTCCTTGTTTGGAAAAGTGGGGGCCATTTATTGGGACGGTGAGATGTCCGCCCTCGGGCAAACAGCGGACGACTCAGGCACCGACCCCGCTTACGGGTTGGGCCTGCAGTTCCAACTGCTCTCGATCGCGATCCGGGCCGAGTACGAACTCTTCACCCTCGATGAAGTGGATATCGGCTTGGCATCGCTCGGCGCGTCGTACACGTTCTAAATGGCGAGGTCGCAGAGTCGAAGGGTCGTAGGGTCTCAGGGTCCCAGGGTCGAAGAGACAGGGTCGATCCTGAAACTGTGTGACTCTGCGACTGTTTGACCCTGCGACTCACTCTGAGACTCTTCGACCCTTCGACTCTCCGACCAAGAATAAGGAGCGAACCATGTCTCGCCATCGCCGACGGATAGAGAAGCTGCGCCGAGAGCGGCGCACGGGCCGAGCATCTCGGCGCTGGCTTCTGGTCGCCGGCCTGCTGGTCGCGGCGGGCCTGGTGGGG is a window encoding:
- a CDS encoding outer membrane beta-barrel protein translates to MRRLTLPSCTLGALLLGSTAAWAGSDSGLYLGASLGSAGLDVSSGGVSYDDNDVAYKIFGGYNFGLVPLVDVAIEGSYVDFGSAEGSVSGSGVETSVTGVDAFGLVGVSMGPVSLFGKVGAIYWDGEMSALGQTADDSGTDPAYGLGLQFQLLSIAIRAEYELFTLDEVDIGLASLGASYTF